One genomic region from Macaca mulatta isolate MMU2019108-1 chromosome 20, T2T-MMU8v2.0, whole genome shotgun sequence encodes:
- the BCAR1 gene encoding breast cancer anti-estrogen resistance protein 1 isoform X9: protein MQNVLAKALYDNVAESPDELSFRKGDIMTVLEQDTQGLDGWWLCSLHGRQGIVPGNRLKILVGMYDKKPAGPGPGPPTIPAQPQPGLHAPAPPASQYTPMLPTTYQPQPDSVYLVPTPSKAQQGLYQAPGPSPQFQSPPAKQTSTFLKQTPHHQFPSPAADLYQVPPGPGGPAQDIYQVPPSAGMGHDIYQVPPSMDTRSWEGTKPPAKVVVPTRVGQGYVYEAAQPEQDEYDIPRHLLAPGSQDIYDVPPVRGLLPSQYGQEVYDTPPMAVKGPNGRDPLLEVYDVPPSVEKGLPLSSHHAVYDVPPSVSKDVPDGPLLREETYDVPPAFAKAKPFDPARTPLVLAVPPPDSPPAEDVYDVPPPAPDLYDVPPGLRRPGPGTLYDVPRERVLPPELADGGTVDNGVYAVPPPAEREAPADGKRLSASSTSSTRSSQSASSLEVAGPGREPLELEVAVEALARLQQGVSTTVAHLLDLAGSAGGTGSWRNPSEPQEPLVQDLQAAVAAVQSAVHELLEFSRSAVGNAAHTSDRTLHAKLSRQLQKMEDVHQTLVAHGQAFDAGRGGPGATPEDLDRLVACSRAVPEDAKQLASFLHGNASLLFRRTKAPAPGPEGGGTLHPNPTDKTSSIQSRPLPSPPKFTSQDSPDGQYENSEGGWMEDYDYVHLQGKEEFEKTQKELLEKGSITRQGKSQLELQQLKQFERLEQEVSRPIDHDLANWTPAQPLAPGRTGGLGPSDRQLLLFYLEQCEANLTTLTNAVDAFFTAVATNQPPKIFVAHSKFVILSAHKLVFIGDTLSRQAKAADVRSQVTHYSNLLCDLLRGIVATTKAAALQYPSPAAAQDMVERVKELGHSTQQFRRVLGQLAAA, encoded by the exons ATGCAG AACGTGCTGGCTAAAGCCCTCTATGACAACGTGGCCGAGTCCCCAGATGAGCTGTCCTTCCGAAAGGGTGACATCATGACGGTGCTGGAGCAGGACACGCAGGGCCTGGACGGCTGGTGGCTCTGCTCACTGCACGGGCGCCAGGGCATCGTTCCTGGGAACCGCCTCAAGATCTTGGTGGGCATGTATGATAAGAAGCCAGCAGGGCCTGGCCCCGGCCCCCCCACCATCCCGGCCCAGCCTCAGCCTGGCCTCCACGCCCCGGCGCCTCCGGCCTCCCAGTACACGCCCATGCTCCCCACCACCTACCAGCCCCAGCCTGACAGTGTCTACCTGGTGCCCACTCCCAGCAAGGCTCAGCAAGGCCTCTACCAAGCCCCGGGTCCCAGCCCTCAGTTCCAGTCGCCCCCAGCCAAGCAGACATCCACCTTCTTGAAGCAGACGCCCCATCACCAGTTTCCCAGCCCCGCCGCAGACCTGTATCAAGTGCCCCCAGGGCCTGGAGGCCCCGCCCAGGACATTTACCAGGTGCCGCCTTCTGCCGGGATGGGGCATGACATCTACCAGGTCCCCCCGTCCATGGACACACGCAGCTGGGAGGGCACAAAGCCCCCGGCAAAG GTGGTGGTGCCCACCCGCGTGGGGCAGGGCTACGTGTATGAGGCCGCCCAGCCGGAGCAGGACGAGTACGACATCCCGCGACACCTGCTGGCCCCGGGGTCACAGGACATCTATGATGTGCCCCCGGTTCGGGGGCTGCTTCCCAGCCAGTATGGCCAGGAG GTGTATGACACGCCCCCCATGGCTGTCAAGGGTCCCAATGGCCGAGACCCGTTGCTGGAGGTGTATGACGTGCCCCCCAGCGTGGAGAAGGGCCTGCCACTGTCCAGCCACCACGCG GTCTATGACGTTCCTCCATCGGTGAGCAAGGATGTGCCTGATGGCCCGCTGCTCCGTGAGGAGACCTACGATGTGCCCCCCGCCTTCGCTAAGGCCAAGCCCTTTGACCCGGCCCGCACCCCACTGGTCCTGGCTGTGCCCCCTCCAGACTCCCCGCCGGCCGAGGACGTGTATGACGTGCCGCCCCCGGCTCCTGACCTCTACGACGTGCCCCCTGGCTTGCGGCGGCCTGGCCCAGGCACCCTGTATGATGTGCCCCGTGAACGGGTGCTTCCTCCTGAGTTGGCTGATGGTGGCACGGTTGACAACGGTGTGTATGCGGTGCCTCCCCCAGCTGAACGTGAAGCCCCGGCGGATGGCAAGCGCCTTTCGGCCTCCAGCACCAGCAGCACACGTAGCAGCCAGTCCGCATCCTCCTTGGAGGTGGCGGGGCCGGGCCGGGAACCCCTGGAGCTGGAAGTTGCCGTGGAGGCCCTGGCACGGCTGCAGCAGGGTGTGAGCACCACCGTTGCCCACCTTCTGGACCTGGCAGGCAGCGCTGGTGGGACTGGGAGCTGGCGTAACCCCTCTGAGCCGCAGGAGCCGCTGGTGCAGGACCTGCAGGCTGCTGTGGCTGCCGTCCAGAGTGCCGTCCACGAGCTGTTGGAGTTTTCCCGCAGCGCCGTGGGCAATGCTGCCCACACATCTGACCGCACCCTGCATGCCAAGCTTAGCCGGCAACTACAGAAGATGGAGGACGTGCACCAGACGCTGGTGGCACACGGTCAGGCTTTTGACGCTGGCCGGGGAGGCCCTGGAGCCACCCCTGAGGACCTGGACCGGCTGGTGGCCTGCTCGAGGGCTGTGCCCGAGGACGCCAAGCAGCTGGCCTCCTTCCTGCACGGCAATGCCTCACTGCTCTTCAGACGGACCAAGGCCCCCGCTCCGGGGCCCGAGGGGGGTGGCACCCTGCACCCCAACCCCACTGACAAGACCAGCAGCATCCAGTCACGGCCCCTGCCCTCACCCCCTAAGTTCACCTCCCAGGACTCGCCGGATGGGCAGTACGAGAACAGCGAGGGGGGCTGGATGGAGGACTATGACTACGTCCACCTGCAG GGGAAGGAGGAGTTTGAAAAGACCCAGAAGGAGCTGCTGGAAAAGGGCAGCATCACGCGGCAGGGCAAGAGCCAGCTGGAGCTGCAGCAG CTGAAGCAATTTGAACGACTGGAACAGGAGGTGTCGCGGCCCATAGACCACGACTTGGCCAACTGGACACCAGCCCAACCCTTGGCCCCGGGGCGGACAGGCGGCCTGGGGCCCTCGGACCGGCAGCTGCTGCTCTTCTACCTGGAGCAGTGTGAGGCCAACCTGACCACACTGACCAATGCCGTGGACGCCTTCTTCACCGCCGTGGCCACCAACCAGCCACCCAAGATCTTTGTGGCGCACAGCAAATTCGTCATCCTTAGCGCCCACAAGCTGGTGTTCATTGGGGACACACTGTCACGGCAGGCCAAGGCTGCTGACGTGCGCAGCCAGGTGACCCACTACAGCAACCTGCTGTGCGACCTCCTGCGTGGCATCGTGGCCACCACCAAGGCCGCCGCCTTGCAGTACCCATCACCTGCTGCTGCCCAGGACATGGTAGAGAGGGTCAAGGAGCTGGGCCACAGCACCCAGCAGTTCCGCCGCGTCCTAGGCCAGCTGGCAGCCGCCTGA
- the BCAR1 gene encoding breast cancer anti-estrogen resistance protein 1 isoform X10, whose amino-acid sequence MTVLEQDTQGLDGWWLCSLHGRQGIVPGNRLKILVGMYDKKPAGPGPGPPTIPAQPQPGLHAPAPPASQYTPMLPTTYQPQPDSVYLVPTPSKAQQGLYQAPGPSPQFQSPPAKQTSTFLKQTPHHQFPSPAADLYQVPPGPGGPAQDIYQVPPSAGMGHDIYQVPPSMDTRSWEGTKPPAKVVVPTRVGQGYVYEAAQPEQDEYDIPRHLLAPGSQDIYDVPPVRGLLPSQYGQEVYDTPPMAVKGPNGRDPLLEVYDVPPSVEKGLPLSSHHAVYDVPPSVSKDVPDGPLLREETYDVPPAFAKAKPFDPARTPLVLAVPPPDSPPAEDVYDVPPPAPDLYDVPPGLRRPGPGTLYDVPRERVLPPELADGGTVDNGVYAVPPPAEREAPADGKRLSASSTSSTRSSQSASSLEVAGPGREPLELEVAVEALARLQQGVSTTVAHLLDLAGSAGGTGSWRNPSEPQEPLVQDLQAAVAAVQSAVHELLEFSRSAVGNAAHTSDRTLHAKLSRQLQKMEDVHQTLVAHGQAFDAGRGGPGATPEDLDRLVACSRAVPEDAKQLASFLHGNASLLFRRTKAPAPGPEGGGTLHPNPTDKTSSIQSRPLPSPPKFTSQDSPDGQYENSEGGWMEDYDYVHLQGKEEFEKTQKELLEKGSITRQGKSQLELQQLKQFERLEQEVSRPIDHDLANWTPAQPLAPGRTGGLGPSDRQLLLFYLEQCEANLTTLTNAVDAFFTAVATNQPPKIFVAHSKFVILSAHKLVFIGDTLSRQAKAADVRSQVTHYSNLLCDLLRGIVATTKAAALQYPSPAAAQDMVERVKELGHSTQQFRRVLGQLAAA is encoded by the exons ATGACGGTGCTGGAGCAGGACACGCAGGGCCTGGACGGCTGGTGGCTCTGCTCACTGCACGGGCGCCAGGGCATCGTTCCTGGGAACCGCCTCAAGATCTTGGTGGGCATGTATGATAAGAAGCCAGCAGGGCCTGGCCCCGGCCCCCCCACCATCCCGGCCCAGCCTCAGCCTGGCCTCCACGCCCCGGCGCCTCCGGCCTCCCAGTACACGCCCATGCTCCCCACCACCTACCAGCCCCAGCCTGACAGTGTCTACCTGGTGCCCACTCCCAGCAAGGCTCAGCAAGGCCTCTACCAAGCCCCGGGTCCCAGCCCTCAGTTCCAGTCGCCCCCAGCCAAGCAGACATCCACCTTCTTGAAGCAGACGCCCCATCACCAGTTTCCCAGCCCCGCCGCAGACCTGTATCAAGTGCCCCCAGGGCCTGGAGGCCCCGCCCAGGACATTTACCAGGTGCCGCCTTCTGCCGGGATGGGGCATGACATCTACCAGGTCCCCCCGTCCATGGACACACGCAGCTGGGAGGGCACAAAGCCCCCGGCAAAG GTGGTGGTGCCCACCCGCGTGGGGCAGGGCTACGTGTATGAGGCCGCCCAGCCGGAGCAGGACGAGTACGACATCCCGCGACACCTGCTGGCCCCGGGGTCACAGGACATCTATGATGTGCCCCCGGTTCGGGGGCTGCTTCCCAGCCAGTATGGCCAGGAG GTGTATGACACGCCCCCCATGGCTGTCAAGGGTCCCAATGGCCGAGACCCGTTGCTGGAGGTGTATGACGTGCCCCCCAGCGTGGAGAAGGGCCTGCCACTGTCCAGCCACCACGCG GTCTATGACGTTCCTCCATCGGTGAGCAAGGATGTGCCTGATGGCCCGCTGCTCCGTGAGGAGACCTACGATGTGCCCCCCGCCTTCGCTAAGGCCAAGCCCTTTGACCCGGCCCGCACCCCACTGGTCCTGGCTGTGCCCCCTCCAGACTCCCCGCCGGCCGAGGACGTGTATGACGTGCCGCCCCCGGCTCCTGACCTCTACGACGTGCCCCCTGGCTTGCGGCGGCCTGGCCCAGGCACCCTGTATGATGTGCCCCGTGAACGGGTGCTTCCTCCTGAGTTGGCTGATGGTGGCACGGTTGACAACGGTGTGTATGCGGTGCCTCCCCCAGCTGAACGTGAAGCCCCGGCGGATGGCAAGCGCCTTTCGGCCTCCAGCACCAGCAGCACACGTAGCAGCCAGTCCGCATCCTCCTTGGAGGTGGCGGGGCCGGGCCGGGAACCCCTGGAGCTGGAAGTTGCCGTGGAGGCCCTGGCACGGCTGCAGCAGGGTGTGAGCACCACCGTTGCCCACCTTCTGGACCTGGCAGGCAGCGCTGGTGGGACTGGGAGCTGGCGTAACCCCTCTGAGCCGCAGGAGCCGCTGGTGCAGGACCTGCAGGCTGCTGTGGCTGCCGTCCAGAGTGCCGTCCACGAGCTGTTGGAGTTTTCCCGCAGCGCCGTGGGCAATGCTGCCCACACATCTGACCGCACCCTGCATGCCAAGCTTAGCCGGCAACTACAGAAGATGGAGGACGTGCACCAGACGCTGGTGGCACACGGTCAGGCTTTTGACGCTGGCCGGGGAGGCCCTGGAGCCACCCCTGAGGACCTGGACCGGCTGGTGGCCTGCTCGAGGGCTGTGCCCGAGGACGCCAAGCAGCTGGCCTCCTTCCTGCACGGCAATGCCTCACTGCTCTTCAGACGGACCAAGGCCCCCGCTCCGGGGCCCGAGGGGGGTGGCACCCTGCACCCCAACCCCACTGACAAGACCAGCAGCATCCAGTCACGGCCCCTGCCCTCACCCCCTAAGTTCACCTCCCAGGACTCGCCGGATGGGCAGTACGAGAACAGCGAGGGGGGCTGGATGGAGGACTATGACTACGTCCACCTGCAG GGGAAGGAGGAGTTTGAAAAGACCCAGAAGGAGCTGCTGGAAAAGGGCAGCATCACGCGGCAGGGCAAGAGCCAGCTGGAGCTGCAGCAG CTGAAGCAATTTGAACGACTGGAACAGGAGGTGTCGCGGCCCATAGACCACGACTTGGCCAACTGGACACCAGCCCAACCCTTGGCCCCGGGGCGGACAGGCGGCCTGGGGCCCTCGGACCGGCAGCTGCTGCTCTTCTACCTGGAGCAGTGTGAGGCCAACCTGACCACACTGACCAATGCCGTGGACGCCTTCTTCACCGCCGTGGCCACCAACCAGCCACCCAAGATCTTTGTGGCGCACAGCAAATTCGTCATCCTTAGCGCCCACAAGCTGGTGTTCATTGGGGACACACTGTCACGGCAGGCCAAGGCTGCTGACGTGCGCAGCCAGGTGACCCACTACAGCAACCTGCTGTGCGACCTCCTGCGTGGCATCGTGGCCACCACCAAGGCCGCCGCCTTGCAGTACCCATCACCTGCTGCTGCCCAGGACATGGTAGAGAGGGTCAAGGAGCTGGGCCACAGCACCCAGCAGTTCCGCCGCGTCCTAGGCCAGCTGGCAGCCGCCTGA
- the BCAR1 gene encoding breast cancer anti-estrogen resistance protein 1 isoform X4, with product MPWGWLAGKTEVDLTPWLGSGGGRQSGQPSQKWRHLHRPSNVLAKALYDNVAESPDELSFRKGDIMTVLEQDTQGLDGWWLCSLHGRQGIVPGNRLKILVGMYDKKPAGPGPGPPTIPAQPQPGLHAPAPPASQYTPMLPTTYQPQPDSVYLVPTPSKAQQGLYQAPGPSPQFQSPPAKQTSTFLKQTPHHQFPSPAADLYQVPPGPGGPAQDIYQVPPSAGMGHDIYQVPPSMDTRSWEGTKPPAKVVVPTRVGQGYVYEAAQPEQDEYDIPRHLLAPGSQDIYDVPPVRGLLPSQYGQEVYDTPPMAVKGPNGRDPLLEVYDVPPSVEKGLPLSSHHAVYDVPPSVSKDVPDGPLLREETYDVPPAFAKAKPFDPARTPLVLAVPPPDSPPAEDVYDVPPPAPDLYDVPPGLRRPGPGTLYDVPRERVLPPELADGGTVDNGVYAVPPPAEREAPADGKRLSASSTSSTRSSQSASSLEVAGPGREPLELEVAVEALARLQQGVSTTVAHLLDLAGSAGGTGSWRNPSEPQEPLVQDLQAAVAAVQSAVHELLEFSRSAVGNAAHTSDRTLHAKLSRQLQKMEDVHQTLVAHGQAFDAGRGGPGATPEDLDRLVACSRAVPEDAKQLASFLHGNASLLFRRTKAPAPGPEGGGTLHPNPTDKTSSIQSRPLPSPPKFTSQDSPDGQYENSEGGWMEDYDYVHLQGKEEFEKTQKELLEKGSITRQGKSQLELQQLKQFERLEQEVSRPIDHDLANWTPAQPLAPGRTGGLGPSDRQLLLFYLEQCEANLTTLTNAVDAFFTAVATNQPPKIFVAHSKFVILSAHKLVFIGDTLSRQAKAADVRSQVTHYSNLLCDLLRGIVATTKAAALQYPSPAAAQDMVERVKELGHSTQQFRRVLGQLAAA from the exons ATGCCCTGGGGTTGGTTAGCGGGAAAGACAGAAGTCGACTTGACGCCGTGGCTCGGCTCTGGAGGAGGAAGGCAATCCGGGCAGCCTTCCCAGAAGTGGAGGCATTTGCATAGGCCTTCG AACGTGCTGGCTAAAGCCCTCTATGACAACGTGGCCGAGTCCCCAGATGAGCTGTCCTTCCGAAAGGGTGACATCATGACGGTGCTGGAGCAGGACACGCAGGGCCTGGACGGCTGGTGGCTCTGCTCACTGCACGGGCGCCAGGGCATCGTTCCTGGGAACCGCCTCAAGATCTTGGTGGGCATGTATGATAAGAAGCCAGCAGGGCCTGGCCCCGGCCCCCCCACCATCCCGGCCCAGCCTCAGCCTGGCCTCCACGCCCCGGCGCCTCCGGCCTCCCAGTACACGCCCATGCTCCCCACCACCTACCAGCCCCAGCCTGACAGTGTCTACCTGGTGCCCACTCCCAGCAAGGCTCAGCAAGGCCTCTACCAAGCCCCGGGTCCCAGCCCTCAGTTCCAGTCGCCCCCAGCCAAGCAGACATCCACCTTCTTGAAGCAGACGCCCCATCACCAGTTTCCCAGCCCCGCCGCAGACCTGTATCAAGTGCCCCCAGGGCCTGGAGGCCCCGCCCAGGACATTTACCAGGTGCCGCCTTCTGCCGGGATGGGGCATGACATCTACCAGGTCCCCCCGTCCATGGACACACGCAGCTGGGAGGGCACAAAGCCCCCGGCAAAG GTGGTGGTGCCCACCCGCGTGGGGCAGGGCTACGTGTATGAGGCCGCCCAGCCGGAGCAGGACGAGTACGACATCCCGCGACACCTGCTGGCCCCGGGGTCACAGGACATCTATGATGTGCCCCCGGTTCGGGGGCTGCTTCCCAGCCAGTATGGCCAGGAG GTGTATGACACGCCCCCCATGGCTGTCAAGGGTCCCAATGGCCGAGACCCGTTGCTGGAGGTGTATGACGTGCCCCCCAGCGTGGAGAAGGGCCTGCCACTGTCCAGCCACCACGCG GTCTATGACGTTCCTCCATCGGTGAGCAAGGATGTGCCTGATGGCCCGCTGCTCCGTGAGGAGACCTACGATGTGCCCCCCGCCTTCGCTAAGGCCAAGCCCTTTGACCCGGCCCGCACCCCACTGGTCCTGGCTGTGCCCCCTCCAGACTCCCCGCCGGCCGAGGACGTGTATGACGTGCCGCCCCCGGCTCCTGACCTCTACGACGTGCCCCCTGGCTTGCGGCGGCCTGGCCCAGGCACCCTGTATGATGTGCCCCGTGAACGGGTGCTTCCTCCTGAGTTGGCTGATGGTGGCACGGTTGACAACGGTGTGTATGCGGTGCCTCCCCCAGCTGAACGTGAAGCCCCGGCGGATGGCAAGCGCCTTTCGGCCTCCAGCACCAGCAGCACACGTAGCAGCCAGTCCGCATCCTCCTTGGAGGTGGCGGGGCCGGGCCGGGAACCCCTGGAGCTGGAAGTTGCCGTGGAGGCCCTGGCACGGCTGCAGCAGGGTGTGAGCACCACCGTTGCCCACCTTCTGGACCTGGCAGGCAGCGCTGGTGGGACTGGGAGCTGGCGTAACCCCTCTGAGCCGCAGGAGCCGCTGGTGCAGGACCTGCAGGCTGCTGTGGCTGCCGTCCAGAGTGCCGTCCACGAGCTGTTGGAGTTTTCCCGCAGCGCCGTGGGCAATGCTGCCCACACATCTGACCGCACCCTGCATGCCAAGCTTAGCCGGCAACTACAGAAGATGGAGGACGTGCACCAGACGCTGGTGGCACACGGTCAGGCTTTTGACGCTGGCCGGGGAGGCCCTGGAGCCACCCCTGAGGACCTGGACCGGCTGGTGGCCTGCTCGAGGGCTGTGCCCGAGGACGCCAAGCAGCTGGCCTCCTTCCTGCACGGCAATGCCTCACTGCTCTTCAGACGGACCAAGGCCCCCGCTCCGGGGCCCGAGGGGGGTGGCACCCTGCACCCCAACCCCACTGACAAGACCAGCAGCATCCAGTCACGGCCCCTGCCCTCACCCCCTAAGTTCACCTCCCAGGACTCGCCGGATGGGCAGTACGAGAACAGCGAGGGGGGCTGGATGGAGGACTATGACTACGTCCACCTGCAG GGGAAGGAGGAGTTTGAAAAGACCCAGAAGGAGCTGCTGGAAAAGGGCAGCATCACGCGGCAGGGCAAGAGCCAGCTGGAGCTGCAGCAG CTGAAGCAATTTGAACGACTGGAACAGGAGGTGTCGCGGCCCATAGACCACGACTTGGCCAACTGGACACCAGCCCAACCCTTGGCCCCGGGGCGGACAGGCGGCCTGGGGCCCTCGGACCGGCAGCTGCTGCTCTTCTACCTGGAGCAGTGTGAGGCCAACCTGACCACACTGACCAATGCCGTGGACGCCTTCTTCACCGCCGTGGCCACCAACCAGCCACCCAAGATCTTTGTGGCGCACAGCAAATTCGTCATCCTTAGCGCCCACAAGCTGGTGTTCATTGGGGACACACTGTCACGGCAGGCCAAGGCTGCTGACGTGCGCAGCCAGGTGACCCACTACAGCAACCTGCTGTGCGACCTCCTGCGTGGCATCGTGGCCACCACCAAGGCCGCCGCCTTGCAGTACCCATCACCTGCTGCTGCCCAGGACATGGTAGAGAGGGTCAAGGAGCTGGGCCACAGCACCCAGCAGTTCCGCCGCGTCCTAGGCCAGCTGGCAGCCGCCTGA
- the BCAR1 gene encoding breast cancer anti-estrogen resistance protein 1 isoform X11, with product MVGGPTELEQGRGCLSRVREADRWAENVLAKALYDNVAESPDELSFRKGDIMTVLEQDTQGLDGWWLCSLHGRQGIVPGNRLKILVGMYDKKPAGPGPGPPTIPAQPQPGLHAPAPPASQYTPMLPTTYQPQPDSVYLVPTPSKAQQGLYQAPGPSPQFQSPPAKQTSTFLKQTPHHQFPSPAADLYQVPPGPGGPAQDIYQVPPSAGMGHDIYQVPPSMDTRSWEGTKPPAKVVVPTRVGQGYVYEAAQPEQDEYDIPRHLLAPGSQDIYDVPPVRGLLPSQYGQEVYDTPPMAVKGPNGRDPLLEVYDVPPSVEKGLPLSSHHAVYDVPPSVSKDVPDGPLLREETYDVPPAFAKAKPFDPARTPLVLAVPPPDSPPAEDVYDVPPPAPDLYDVPPGLRRPGPGTLYDVPRERVLPPELADGGTVDNGVYAVPPPAEREAPADGKRLSASSTSSTRSSQSASSLEVAGPGREPLELEVAVEALARLQQGVSTTVAHLLDLAGSAGGTGSWRNPSEPQEPLVQDLQAAVAAVQSAVHELLEFSRSAVGNAAHTSDRTLHAKLSRQLQKMEDVHQTLVAHGQAFDAGRGGPGATPEDLDRLVACSRAVPEDAKQLASFLHGNASLLFRRTKAPAPGPEGGGTLHPNPTDKTSSIQSRPLPSPPKFTSQDSPDGQYENSEGGWMEDYDYVHLQGKEEFEKTQKELLEKGSITRQGKSQLELQQLKQFERLEQEVSRPIDHDLANWTPAQPLAPGRTGGLGPSDRQLLLFYLEQCEANLTTLTNAVDAFFTAVATNQPPKIFVAHSKFVILSAHKLVFIGDTLSRQAKAADVRSQVTHYSNLLCDLLRGIVATTKAAALQYPSPAAAQDMVERVKELGHSTQQFRRVLGQLAAA from the exons ATGGTTGGGGGACCCACAGAGCTAGAGCAGGGGCGGGGCTGCCTCTCGAGGGTCAGAGAGGCTGATCGCTGGGCCGAG AACGTGCTGGCTAAAGCCCTCTATGACAACGTGGCCGAGTCCCCAGATGAGCTGTCCTTCCGAAAGGGTGACATCATGACGGTGCTGGAGCAGGACACGCAGGGCCTGGACGGCTGGTGGCTCTGCTCACTGCACGGGCGCCAGGGCATCGTTCCTGGGAACCGCCTCAAGATCTTGGTGGGCATGTATGATAAGAAGCCAGCAGGGCCTGGCCCCGGCCCCCCCACCATCCCGGCCCAGCCTCAGCCTGGCCTCCACGCCCCGGCGCCTCCGGCCTCCCAGTACACGCCCATGCTCCCCACCACCTACCAGCCCCAGCCTGACAGTGTCTACCTGGTGCCCACTCCCAGCAAGGCTCAGCAAGGCCTCTACCAAGCCCCGGGTCCCAGCCCTCAGTTCCAGTCGCCCCCAGCCAAGCAGACATCCACCTTCTTGAAGCAGACGCCCCATCACCAGTTTCCCAGCCCCGCCGCAGACCTGTATCAAGTGCCCCCAGGGCCTGGAGGCCCCGCCCAGGACATTTACCAGGTGCCGCCTTCTGCCGGGATGGGGCATGACATCTACCAGGTCCCCCCGTCCATGGACACACGCAGCTGGGAGGGCACAAAGCCCCCGGCAAAG GTGGTGGTGCCCACCCGCGTGGGGCAGGGCTACGTGTATGAGGCCGCCCAGCCGGAGCAGGACGAGTACGACATCCCGCGACACCTGCTGGCCCCGGGGTCACAGGACATCTATGATGTGCCCCCGGTTCGGGGGCTGCTTCCCAGCCAGTATGGCCAGGAG GTGTATGACACGCCCCCCATGGCTGTCAAGGGTCCCAATGGCCGAGACCCGTTGCTGGAGGTGTATGACGTGCCCCCCAGCGTGGAGAAGGGCCTGCCACTGTCCAGCCACCACGCG GTCTATGACGTTCCTCCATCGGTGAGCAAGGATGTGCCTGATGGCCCGCTGCTCCGTGAGGAGACCTACGATGTGCCCCCCGCCTTCGCTAAGGCCAAGCCCTTTGACCCGGCCCGCACCCCACTGGTCCTGGCTGTGCCCCCTCCAGACTCCCCGCCGGCCGAGGACGTGTATGACGTGCCGCCCCCGGCTCCTGACCTCTACGACGTGCCCCCTGGCTTGCGGCGGCCTGGCCCAGGCACCCTGTATGATGTGCCCCGTGAACGGGTGCTTCCTCCTGAGTTGGCTGATGGTGGCACGGTTGACAACGGTGTGTATGCGGTGCCTCCCCCAGCTGAACGTGAAGCCCCGGCGGATGGCAAGCGCCTTTCGGCCTCCAGCACCAGCAGCACACGTAGCAGCCAGTCCGCATCCTCCTTGGAGGTGGCGGGGCCGGGCCGGGAACCCCTGGAGCTGGAAGTTGCCGTGGAGGCCCTGGCACGGCTGCAGCAGGGTGTGAGCACCACCGTTGCCCACCTTCTGGACCTGGCAGGCAGCGCTGGTGGGACTGGGAGCTGGCGTAACCCCTCTGAGCCGCAGGAGCCGCTGGTGCAGGACCTGCAGGCTGCTGTGGCTGCCGTCCAGAGTGCCGTCCACGAGCTGTTGGAGTTTTCCCGCAGCGCCGTGGGCAATGCTGCCCACACATCTGACCGCACCCTGCATGCCAAGCTTAGCCGGCAACTACAGAAGATGGAGGACGTGCACCAGACGCTGGTGGCACACGGTCAGGCTTTTGACGCTGGCCGGGGAGGCCCTGGAGCCACCCCTGAGGACCTGGACCGGCTGGTGGCCTGCTCGAGGGCTGTGCCCGAGGACGCCAAGCAGCTGGCCTCCTTCCTGCACGGCAATGCCTCACTGCTCTTCAGACGGACCAAGGCCCCCGCTCCGGGGCCCGAGGGGGGTGGCACCCTGCACCCCAACCCCACTGACAAGACCAGCAGCATCCAGTCACGGCCCCTGCCCTCACCCCCTAAGTTCACCTCCCAGGACTCGCCGGATGGGCAGTACGAGAACAGCGAGGGGGGCTGGATGGAGGACTATGACTACGTCCACCTGCAG GGGAAGGAGGAGTTTGAAAAGACCCAGAAGGAGCTGCTGGAAAAGGGCAGCATCACGCGGCAGGGCAAGAGCCAGCTGGAGCTGCAGCAG CTGAAGCAATTTGAACGACTGGAACAGGAGGTGTCGCGGCCCATAGACCACGACTTGGCCAACTGGACACCAGCCCAACCCTTGGCCCCGGGGCGGACAGGCGGCCTGGGGCCCTCGGACCGGCAGCTGCTGCTCTTCTACCTGGAGCAGTGTGAGGCCAACCTGACCACACTGACCAATGCCGTGGACGCCTTCTTCACCGCCGTGGCCACCAACCAGCCACCCAAGATCTTTGTGGCGCACAGCAAATTCGTCATCCTTAGCGCCCACAAGCTGGTGTTCATTGGGGACACACTGTCACGGCAGGCCAAGGCTGCTGACGTGCGCAGCCAGGTGACCCACTACAGCAACCTGCTGTGCGACCTCCTGCGTGGCATCGTGGCCACCACCAAGGCCGCCGCCTTGCAGTACCCATCACCTGCTGCTGCCCAGGACATGGTAGAGAGGGTCAAGGAGCTGGGCCACAGCACCCAGCAGTTCCGCCGCGTCCTAGGCCAGCTGGCAGCCGCCTGA